Part of the Methylovirgula sp. 4M-Z18 genome is shown below.
CGGTGCGAACCGCCGGTTCTGCGCGAGCGAACGCTCCGCCCATCTGAGGGCCTCGGCATAATTCTCGTCGATCACCGCCGCGAGCGCCATGACGCCGGACATGAGCCAGCCGCGCGGATCGCGCGGATTGAGCCGCTGCGCCCGTTCTACCATCGCGCGGCCATTGCCGCCGTTGCCACACATGGTCTCGATCCAGCCGGCAAGGGTCAGGGCCATGGCGGAATTCGGATTGACCAGCAACGAACGGTTGAACAAATCCCGCGCCCGCTCACGCTCGGTCTGCGCCATATTCCAGATCGCGAAGGCCGCCATCCAGAGCACCTGCGCATCATTCGGCGCGAGCTCGACCGAACGCCAGGCCTGGCGCACCGCCGCGGCGCGATCCGCCTCGTCCTGCTGGGCCCAGCCCTGGAAATGGCATTGCGCCCGGCAATAGGCTGCCGCGGCCATCGCCGGCGCGTAGGTCGGATCGGCCGCCAGGGCCTGATCGAGGCATTGCAGAGCGCCCTGCATGCCGGCGGCGGTAAAATCGGCAAGCAGCGCATGGGCGCGCAGCAGGAAGTCGTAGGCATCGAGCTGGGCCGGCCTGTGCCGGTCCAGATGGGCGATCTCCGCGACTTGCAGGGTCGGCTCGATCGCGGCCGCGACACTCTCCGCAACGCGTTCCTGCAGGTCGAAGACGTCGTGCGGATCGCCGTCGAACCGGTCGGACCAAAGATGCGCGCCTGTTACGGCGTCAACGAGCTGCCCGGTGATGCGCAGCCGCTCCCGGCCGCGCCGCACGCTGCCCTCGAGCACATAGCCCACGCCGAGCTCCTGACCGATCTGGCGGATATCGGTCGCCTGGCCTTTGTAGGTGAAGGAGGAACTGCGGGCGATGACGAGCAGCCCGCTTGTGCGCGACAGCGCCGTAATGATCTCCTCGGCCATGCCGTCGGCGAAATAATCCTGCTCCGGATCGCCGCTCATGTTGGTGAAGGGCAGGACCGCGACCCCTGGCGGCCTTGCGCCATCCCGCGACGCGAGCGGTGCGACGGGCATGGCTTCACGCTCCGCCTCCTGTGCTGCATTGGCGATTTCTCGCACCGCCCCCACGAAACGGACGCCCTTGCGCGGCAGGGTCCGGATCAGGCGTTGCTCGGCGCCGGTATCGCCGATCGCGCTGCGCGCCGCATTGAGACGGCTGCTGAGGGTCGCTTCCGAGACGATGCGACCGTGCCAGACGGCGTCCAGCAGATCGTCGCGGCTCACCACCCGATCGCGCGCGCCGATCAGGAATCGCAGCAAGTCGAAGACCTGAGGCTCAAGCGCGACGAGATCGCCGTCCTTGCGCAGCTCCCGCCGGGCGGCGTCGAGGGTGAAATTTTCGAACTGAAAGGTCACGGGAGAGATCCAAACTGGGCGGTCTTCTTACACCCTCATCGGCCTACAGCAAAAATCAAGGCAATCTGAAGGAGAAATCCGGCGCGTCTGAAAGCGAAGCGGCGACCGATGTGGCAGTCTTAGAGCCATCGAAACCGCATCGGAGAACTGCCCATGACACCCGAAACCATCGACCGCCGCCGACTGCTCGTGGCCGCGGCCGGAACTTTCGCCGCCGCTCAGCTCGGCCTCACCGGGCGCGCCAAAGCCGGGAGCGCGCCGGCTGCCGACGCCTTCGCCCGCCAAGTGAAGCA
Proteins encoded:
- a CDS encoding winged helix-turn-helix domain-containing protein is translated as MTFQFENFTLDAARRELRKDGDLVALEPQVFDLLRFLIGARDRVVSRDDLLDAVWHGRIVSEATLSSRLNAARSAIGDTGAEQRLIRTLPRKGVRFVGAVREIANAAQEAEREAMPVAPLASRDGARPPGVAVLPFTNMSGDPEQDYFADGMAEEIITALSRTSGLLVIARSSSFTYKGQATDIRQIGQELGVGYVLEGSVRRGRERLRITGQLVDAVTGAHLWSDRFDGDPHDVFDLQERVAESVAAAIEPTLQVAEIAHLDRHRPAQLDAYDFLLRAHALLADFTAAGMQGALQCLDQALAADPTYAPAMAAAAYCRAQCHFQGWAQQDEADRAAAVRQAWRSVELAPNDAQVLWMAAFAIWNMAQTERERARDLFNRSLLVNPNSAMALTLAGWIETMCGNGGNGRAMVERAQRLNPRDPRGWLMSGVMALAAVIDENYAEALRWAERSLAQNRRFAPALRVVAVANVKLGRLDRARTAVAELLEIEPGLTISGFFARIPVPLESMAKTYADALKAAGLPA